The Spinacia oleracea cultivar Varoflay chromosome 2, BTI_SOV_V1, whole genome shotgun sequence DNA segment TATAGCTCTTGTGAACTTGATGAGGAAATTCACAAATCAAAGGAATTTGCATAGGCCGGCGGTTACAAGATTTGCTACATCTTTCATTACTCTTGCTCAATTTCATAAGCAAAAGAGTAACTTGAGGAAGATGGTTACTTCTCAAGAGTGGAATACCTCTAAGTGGTCAAAGGATGTGGGAGGAAAGAAAATAGCAACATACTTTTTGCAAGACACTTTTTGGAGAAATGTCTTATATGCTCTTAAGTTGACCGGTCCACTAGTTAAGGTGCTTAGAATTGTTGATGGAGAGAAAAAGCCTCCTATGGGATATATTTATGAAGCCATGGATAGGGCTAAGGAGACTATCTCTAAGAGTTTTGGAATGAAAGAGGAGAAATACAAAGAAGCTTTTGAGTTCATTGATAAAAGATGGAATTGTCAACTTCATCGACCTTTGCATGCGGCCGGTTATTATCTAAACCCCGAGATCCATTatgataatgttgaaaatgtCGAATGTGAAGAAGTGATGTTGGGTTTGTATGATTGTATTGGAAGGATAGTTCCGGATGTTGAAACTCAAGAGAAGATTCTTTTGGAATTGGATTCATTTAAGAATGCCACCGGTCTCTTTGGTCATTATATGGCTATAAGACAAAGAAAGACCAAATCCCCAGGTAATAACTAACTAACTACCCTAAGTTTATAAAACTTTAAGTATATCAATTGTtttatgttgaaattaattGATCACTaacttaattttattatttttgtagCGGATTGGTGGTCTAGTTATGGATCTTCAACTCCCGACCTCAAGAATTTTGCCATAAAGGTTCTTAGCCTAACTTGTAGTGCTACGGGTTGTGAGAGAAATTGGGGTGTTTTTCAAAAACTTCACTCCAAAAAGAGGAATCGGTTGGCACAAAGTCGATTGAATGACATGGTGTATGTGAAAGCTAATCGAGCTTTAGAGCGTCGATATAAGAGAAAAGACACCATTGATCCCGTTCTTTTAAGAGAGATTGATGAGAGTAATGAGTGGTTACTTGGGAGAATGGAAGAGAATTCTTCGGATGATGAAGGTGATCTTGTATTTGAGGGTGATGACTTGACATGGGCTAGTGTTAGTAGAGCCGCCGGAGCCAATGATCCAATCTATGGCACTAGAGGAGCAACAAGGGTTGCTAGGGAGTCCATGCCATCCTCATCTAGAGTTGATAAAGGAAAAGGTCCGACTACTACCTCCACTTCTAAATTTTCTCGTCGAGTTGTGATTGTGGATGATGATGAAGAGGATGAGGAAGAAGATATTGGTGAAGATGGAGATTATCTAGATGATGAGGATGAGTATGATGCTatcgatgatgatgatgagctcTAGGAGCATAGGGGCAACTATAAGCTTGAAAAACCGAGTTtgcttttcttttttcctttttttagtCTTTCTACTTACTTGCTTATGTTGGTTGTGACTTTTGTGAGCTTGTGACTTACTCTAAGTCTTTGGTTAGTACTTTAGACTCTTAGACGTATGCCGGTTTGATGTCTAGTAATGAATTATGCTTCCTTTTCTTAATTTATGCATTTATAATATAAGAAACATATTGTTTTAAGTACAAAATATGTTCTAGAAATGATTTTAAAGGTTTTTGGCACTTAAGGTGCGCTTCACCTACGAAAAGCCCGCGCTTTCGCTTTGCGCTTTAGCTCCAGAGCCCTTGTGCGCTTCGGTGCGcttcgcgctttttaaaactaaggctTTATATTATTTAACTCTCTTCACATGTTCCCACTCCAAACTATTTTAATGTTTCTTTCACTCCCATGGTCCCCACACCAACTCACACCACCCTATTCATCAAATAAAGAATCTACCACTAATCCCACTTGCATATTATTATACTTTATTCAACTCAACCTGCTAAactatgtgccggtcaaaccgatgCACTTAAAtaatggagggagtacatttTACTAAATTACTTCTCAAGAATAAATAGTTTGCCCATACCGGATTACTCATGACATTTTCACAGGCACATGGCTTTAGGCAACTAAATTGATGACTTGTTTTTATAATATTTGTCCTAGTGTATTTTATGTATTGTAGTTAGTGTATTGTGGGTCATTCTTTTTATTGTGTAATATCAGGTAGGTCTTTTTTTTACCGATTATTTTAGAAGGTACTAGCTCCGTTTCACAATGATCTTAACATTGTCCATTTTGgtttatttcaaaatgttcgTAACATTGTGTTGGATTTTATTTTAGGCACACCCCCTATACTATCACGCCCCCAAAACATTTACACATTTCCATTCACTCTCTCTTAATCTATCCATCTTTTTCTTACATCACCCACATTTTTACACTCTTTCTCTCATTTGTCTTAACATTTTTTAAAATAGTAAAGGATATTTTGatatttaccaccttttaagtttcaattttttgtatttaccaccttataaaatgtaattttatatttaccaccttaattTTATGAAACGTTTTATATTAACCATATTTTGACGAATTTCATCCAAATTTCCATCAATGTGAGCCCTATTTACCTAACACTTTTAAACCTAATGAAAGAGGaggaatttttaaaaaaaatgggttaagTAGGGCCCACATGGGCGGAAAATTGGATGGAATCCGTTAAACATGGTGATTACAAACGTTTCATAAAACTAAGGTGGTaatatgaaattacattttATAGTGGGGTAAATATGAAAACGGAGGTAAACGCAAAAACTTGAAACTTAAAATGgggtaaatatgaaaaaatccAATAGTAAATGCTAAGatcattttgagacggaggTAATAGTAAATAACTGGATCCAAAAGGAAATGAGAGATATGGGGAAAAATAAAAGGTGGATCCATGTTATTCATAAAAGTGCTGCAAATAATGTATGATGGATGAATAAGGAAAGTGTTGCAAGTAATCTAGGACGAAGGGAGTATGTAATCTTTTCTCATTAAATAGAGTGAATACTACAACCAACAAAGTTTATTTGTGATTCCCCATAAGAAATTTGTTGCTCGCCACACTTTTTATAATCTGTTTATGACCTAAGAAAACTGCGAACCAGCCAACCAGGTTGCTACAGGGACAGCAAAACACACTCTAAATACCGCTTCTAGGGACAGTGAAAATATCCATCGCAATCAATGCACACAAAAGAACAATATCTCAAGTCATCAATTACTCATCCTTAACATGAGCAATTAAGAAAAGCCTCGCAGTCAACTCTATTACAACCCCATTTAATAATGCTCTAGTTACATGCCATTTAAAGCTgcgatttgattttcatatgcATTCATCCAGGAAAAAAAGAAGCTTATTTTTAACTTGGGGAATTTACCCCATGATTCAGAAAATTGAAGCTGGTTTACTACAGCTGGAGTATGGATTTTTAGTTTCTAAAGTACTGAGAGAGAAGTAGAGAACAAAATAAATGAGCAAGGAAAGGTGTGACGAGTAAGACCGACACCTGACCATCAGAATTGACAGTAACTAAAGCCACCTGGGTCAGAACTGAGAGGAAAATGTGCTGTCAGTGGTGTCAGATAAATCACTAGAAGCAGAAATCAGAGATCAAACAGAAAACGTTTTTATTCTATTCACATATAGGAGTAATAATTTTAAATTGAACTACAAAGCACCAAAAAATTACTTCGTACCACCTCCGTTCCTTGAACATGTATCCGACAcacacttttaggcaaatggaGAGACAGTGTAACTTTTGGGGACCACTTGGTttgtttataatttataaagagGAAAAGGGGTGTGGGTTTAATATATTTTATGGGTAATAAAGAGTGTAGGAGAGATAGTGTGTGGTCCAAAGCTACATAGAATAGTAATATAAAGCTTACCAATAAAGGAAAGATTCCAAATGGGTACATCTTCAAGGAACGGCCCAAAATGGA contains these protein-coding regions:
- the LOC110805400 gene encoding uncharacterized protein is translated as MLDAVAQYGMGFKPPSMHELRVPLLKSEVEEIDKLKEEHKKEWATKGCSIMSDGWRDSIASKDIVNFLVNSPKGSFFIKSMDVSNVVKDADLLFHMLDDMVEEVGEQNAIQVVTDNASNYVKAGRLLEAKRQHLYWTPCAAHCLDLMLEDIGKIPKVKNALKKCIFMNGYIYNHIALVNLMRKFTNQRNLHRPAVTRFATSFITLAQFHKQKSNLRKMVTSQEWNTSKWSKDVGGKKIATYFLQDTFWRNVLYALKLTGPLVKVLRIVDGEKKPPMGYIYEAMDRAKETISKSFGMKEEKYKEAFEFIDKRWNCQLHRPLHAAGYYLNPEIHYDNVENVECEEVMLGLYDCIGRIVPDVETQEKILLELDSFKNATGLFGHYMAIRQRKTKSPADWWSSYGSSTPDLKNFAIKVLSLTCSATGCERNWGVFQKLHSKKRNRLAQSRLNDMVYVKANRALERRYKRKDTIDPVLLREIDESNEWLLGRMEENSSDDEGDLVFEGDDLTWASVSRAAGANDPIYGTRGATRVARESMPSSSRVDKGKGPTTTSTSKFSRRVVIVDDDEEDEEEDIGEDGDYLDDEDEYDAIDDDDEL